The Solea senegalensis isolate Sse05_10M linkage group LG9, IFAPA_SoseM_1, whole genome shotgun sequence genome has a segment encoding these proteins:
- the thrap3a gene encoding thyroid hormone receptor-associated protein 3 isoform X2, whose protein sequence is MKKHTGSRSRSRSRSHSPSYNREKKYPRGYQNNREFRGYHRGFRRPYNFRGRGRGFFPRGRYQRGGGGGYNNNNNNFRPNWKNYKQYPQKQQQQQQQQQQQQNNSRRQSYNNLQKRSGSPPGGPSHHSDRSSSPLSRQSRHSSSSSHSSSPKCRPAVFVANQKSKDVKDDTSALKDAQKEGGSDGEQADLDANGDAKDSTGNGKSEGKWQSLENCSSSPKRPSSALTVGQSSQTTNQSGPSPKHTNDTNNGAPSWKAICSSPSHKKVSHENLNPMLPSYDFFSSEEYLDGDKTAISIAFRKFLEEQNKKCTNSEANDVDVEQRKVNGKASALHADSMSKKYKGDIDREMSLKSFLKTSPFLHVESGDEEEMVIVPHSKSLHKDWHNGGESSKLNSKVTYSASELFEECFGKWKKATYSQVANSDLDGTAEETYRGRKPEESAALAAALAKRELAGKLEGMSSDMSCKARKMAQSPPTPRRNSDRETFMVRGTDSSPVSSRQKEPKVNVRMDFLADGLISSSDILAEERQLSQDLVQSSKKDQEFRSIFQHVQAAQFHRSPSELFAHHIVTILHHIKAQHFPSSGMTLNQRFTMYQRRAAEKEMMKPRKSPEIHRIIDVSTSAFKKHSQLFEAVKCSEDGTYKDGGEKIKGDTMDLRLDIERRKKYSTHESDHKQDQGRESPNSSRERSMEKFSKCHKRSEKSNKKRSRSSSSSSSSSRTSQQVEDLTANKSDAKDEGFNKTRLGQGGSPGPERGRTLGGFQVRIRGRGWNRGNCQGNSSHINPVKMAEHQKKGEGWEPEYTPKSKQYYLHDNREGEADHNRGRGRGSVSHGRARFIIRKAIAGSATNGPRWAHDKFQANGEQGGSQEAERAQDHNEGKTDGDDH, encoded by the exons atgaaaaaacacactgg CTCTAGGTCTCGGTCACGGTCAAGATCACATTCTCCATCTTATAACCGGGAGAAGAAATACCCGAGAGGTTACCAGAACAACCGGGAGTTCCGAGGCTACCACCGCGGCTTCCGGAGGCCATACAACTTCAGGGGCCGAGGGAGGGGCTTCTTTCCACGCGGACGCTACCAGCGTGGCGGTGGTGGgggctacaacaacaacaacaacaacttccgTCCCAACTGGAAGAATTACAAGCAGTACCcacaaaagcaacaacaacagcagcagcagcagcagcagcagcaaaacaattCGCGCAGGCAATCATACAACAACCTCCAAAAACGCTCAGGAAGTCCCCCCGGTGGTCCCTCGCACCACTCGGACAGATCCTCCTCACCGTTATCCAGGCAATCTCGtcattcttcttcatcctcGCACTCGTCCTCTCCCAAATGCAGGCCAGCCGTGTTTGTGGCTAATCAGAAGTCCAAAGACGTGAAAGATGACACCTCGGCCTTAAAGGACGCacagaaggaaggagggagcgATGGGGAGCAAGCGGATCTCGATGCCAACGGAGACGCCAAAGACAGCACAGGCAACGGGAAAAGTGAGGGCAAGTGGCAGAGTCTGgaaaactgcagcagcagtcCAAAGAGACCCAGTTCTGCTCTTACTGTTGGTCAGAGCAGCCAAACTACAAACCAGTCTGGTCCCTCCCCTAAACACACAAACGACACCAACAATGGTGCCCCCTCATGGAAGGCGATATGTAGTTCACCCTCCCACAAAAAAGTCTCCCATGAAAATCTGAATCCAATGCTTCCCAGCTACGACTTCTTCTCCAGTGAAGAATACCTGGATGGAGATAAAACGGCAATCTCCATCGCCTTCAGAAA GTTTCTGgaggagcaaaataaaaaatgcactaACTCCGAGGCCAATGATGTGGATGTGGAGCAGAGGAAAGTAAATGGCAAAGCATCAGCACTTCACGCTGACTCAATGTCCAAGAAGTACAAAGGGGACATTGACAGAGAAATGTCTCTGAAAAGCTTCTTGAAAACGTCTCCTTTCCTGCATGTTGAAAGCGGAGACGAGGAGGAAATGGTCATCGTGCCTCATTCTAAATCACTTCACAAGGACTGGCACAATGGAGGCGAGTCCTCTAAGCTAAACAGCAAGGTCACTTACTCAGCCAGTGAACTCTTTGAGGAATGCTTCGGCAAATGGAAGAAAGCGACGTATTCTCAGGTCGCGAACAGTGACCTTGACGGCACGGCAGAGGAGACGTATCGCGGCCGAAAGCCGGAGGAATCAGCGGCTCTCGCTGCTGCCCTCGCAAAGAGGGAGTTGGCGGGAAAACTTGAAGGAATGTCCTCGGACATGAGTTGTAAAGCCAGGAAGATGGCACAGTCTCCTCCAACACCACGGAGGAACTCTGACAGAGAGACGTTTATGGTCAGGGGAACGGACTCGTCTCCCGTGTCCTCAAGACAAAAGGAACCAAAAGTTAATGTCAGAATGGACTTTCTTGCAGATGGCTTAATAAG CTCGTCTGACATTTTAGCCGAGGAGCGACAGTTGTCTCAGGATCTTGTGCAGTCCTCAAAAAAGGATCAGGAGTTCCGCTCCATCTTTCAACACGTTCAGGCTGCTCAGTTCCACAGGAGTCCGTCTGAGCTCTTTGCTCATCACATAGTCACCATCCTGCACCACATCAAAG ctcAGCACTTTCCATCTTCTGGCATGACTCTAAACCAGCGATTCACCATGTACCAACGACGAGCTGCCGAGAAGGAAATGATGAAGCCCAGAAAAAGCCCAGAGATACACAG GATAATTGACGTTTCAACAAGTGCATTTAAGAAACACTCGCAGCTTTTTGAGGCGGTGAAATGCTCAGAGGATGGCACTTACAAG GACGGCGGGGAAAAAATAAAGGGTGACACGATGGACCTCCGTTTGGATATTGAGCGCCGTAAAAAATATTCCACCCATGAAAGTGATCATAAACAGGATCAGGGACGAGAGTCCCCAAATTCTAGCAGAGAGCGATCGATGGAAAAGTTCTCCAAATGCCACAAAAGATCAGA AAAAAGCAATAAGAAGCGCTCTCGCTCAAGTTCATCCTCGTCTTCCTCATCAAGAACATCCCAACAAGTAGAAGATTTGACCGCAAACAAGTCTGATGCCAAAGATGAAGGCTTTAATAAGACTCGACTGGGTCAGGGGGGATCACCAGGGCCTGAAAGAGGAAGAACACTTGGAGGATTT CAAGTACGAATCCGTGGAAGGGGCTGGAACAGAGGCAACTGTCAGGGGAACAGTTCACACATTAACCCCGTAAAAATGGCAGAGCaccaaaaaaaaggtgaaggaTGGGAACCAGAGTACACGCCCAAGAGCAAACAGTACTATTTG CACGACAACAGAGAAGGGGAGGCAGACCATAATAGAGGACGAGGGCGGGGAAGCGTCTCGCACGGAAGGGCACGTTTCATCATCCGCAAAGCCATAGCAGGCTCCGCCACCAATGGCCCCAGGTGGGCCCATGACAAGTTCCAGGCCAATGGGGAACAAGGTGGTTCACAGGAGGCCGAGAGAGCACAGGACCATAACGAGGGGAAAACAGACGGAGACGATCACTGA
- the thrap3a gene encoding thyroid hormone receptor-associated protein 3 isoform X1 — MSRSTKSASRSRSRSRSRSRSRSTSRSRSRSRSRSRKRRYSSRSRSRSRSHSPSYNREKKYPRGYQNNREFRGYHRGFRRPYNFRGRGRGFFPRGRYQRGGGGGYNNNNNNFRPNWKNYKQYPQKQQQQQQQQQQQQNNSRRQSYNNLQKRSGSPPGGPSHHSDRSSSPLSRQSRHSSSSSHSSSPKCRPAVFVANQKSKDVKDDTSALKDAQKEGGSDGEQADLDANGDAKDSTGNGKSEGKWQSLENCSSSPKRPSSALTVGQSSQTTNQSGPSPKHTNDTNNGAPSWKAICSSPSHKKVSHENLNPMLPSYDFFSSEEYLDGDKTAISIAFRKFLEEQNKKCTNSEANDVDVEQRKVNGKASALHADSMSKKYKGDIDREMSLKSFLKTSPFLHVESGDEEEMVIVPHSKSLHKDWHNGGESSKLNSKVTYSASELFEECFGKWKKATYSQVANSDLDGTAEETYRGRKPEESAALAAALAKRELAGKLEGMSSDMSCKARKMAQSPPTPRRNSDRETFMVRGTDSSPVSSRQKEPKVNVRMDFLADGLISSSDILAEERQLSQDLVQSSKKDQEFRSIFQHVQAAQFHRSPSELFAHHIVTILHHIKAQHFPSSGMTLNQRFTMYQRRAAEKEMMKPRKSPEIHRIIDVSTSAFKKHSQLFEAVKCSEDGTYKDGGEKIKGDTMDLRLDIERRKKYSTHESDHKQDQGRESPNSSRERSMEKFSKCHKRSEKSNKKRSRSSSSSSSSSRTSQQVEDLTANKSDAKDEGFNKTRLGQGGSPGPERGRTLGGFQVRIRGRGWNRGNCQGNSSHINPVKMAEHQKKGEGWEPEYTPKSKQYYLHDNREGEADHNRGRGRGSVSHGRARFIIRKAIAGSATNGPRWAHDKFQANGEQGGSQEAERAQDHNEGKTDGDDH, encoded by the exons CTCTAGGTCTCGGTCACGGTCAAGATCACATTCTCCATCTTATAACCGGGAGAAGAAATACCCGAGAGGTTACCAGAACAACCGGGAGTTCCGAGGCTACCACCGCGGCTTCCGGAGGCCATACAACTTCAGGGGCCGAGGGAGGGGCTTCTTTCCACGCGGACGCTACCAGCGTGGCGGTGGTGGgggctacaacaacaacaacaacaacttccgTCCCAACTGGAAGAATTACAAGCAGTACCcacaaaagcaacaacaacagcagcagcagcagcagcagcagcaaaacaattCGCGCAGGCAATCATACAACAACCTCCAAAAACGCTCAGGAAGTCCCCCCGGTGGTCCCTCGCACCACTCGGACAGATCCTCCTCACCGTTATCCAGGCAATCTCGtcattcttcttcatcctcGCACTCGTCCTCTCCCAAATGCAGGCCAGCCGTGTTTGTGGCTAATCAGAAGTCCAAAGACGTGAAAGATGACACCTCGGCCTTAAAGGACGCacagaaggaaggagggagcgATGGGGAGCAAGCGGATCTCGATGCCAACGGAGACGCCAAAGACAGCACAGGCAACGGGAAAAGTGAGGGCAAGTGGCAGAGTCTGgaaaactgcagcagcagtcCAAAGAGACCCAGTTCTGCTCTTACTGTTGGTCAGAGCAGCCAAACTACAAACCAGTCTGGTCCCTCCCCTAAACACACAAACGACACCAACAATGGTGCCCCCTCATGGAAGGCGATATGTAGTTCACCCTCCCACAAAAAAGTCTCCCATGAAAATCTGAATCCAATGCTTCCCAGCTACGACTTCTTCTCCAGTGAAGAATACCTGGATGGAGATAAAACGGCAATCTCCATCGCCTTCAGAAA GTTTCTGgaggagcaaaataaaaaatgcactaACTCCGAGGCCAATGATGTGGATGTGGAGCAGAGGAAAGTAAATGGCAAAGCATCAGCACTTCACGCTGACTCAATGTCCAAGAAGTACAAAGGGGACATTGACAGAGAAATGTCTCTGAAAAGCTTCTTGAAAACGTCTCCTTTCCTGCATGTTGAAAGCGGAGACGAGGAGGAAATGGTCATCGTGCCTCATTCTAAATCACTTCACAAGGACTGGCACAATGGAGGCGAGTCCTCTAAGCTAAACAGCAAGGTCACTTACTCAGCCAGTGAACTCTTTGAGGAATGCTTCGGCAAATGGAAGAAAGCGACGTATTCTCAGGTCGCGAACAGTGACCTTGACGGCACGGCAGAGGAGACGTATCGCGGCCGAAAGCCGGAGGAATCAGCGGCTCTCGCTGCTGCCCTCGCAAAGAGGGAGTTGGCGGGAAAACTTGAAGGAATGTCCTCGGACATGAGTTGTAAAGCCAGGAAGATGGCACAGTCTCCTCCAACACCACGGAGGAACTCTGACAGAGAGACGTTTATGGTCAGGGGAACGGACTCGTCTCCCGTGTCCTCAAGACAAAAGGAACCAAAAGTTAATGTCAGAATGGACTTTCTTGCAGATGGCTTAATAAG CTCGTCTGACATTTTAGCCGAGGAGCGACAGTTGTCTCAGGATCTTGTGCAGTCCTCAAAAAAGGATCAGGAGTTCCGCTCCATCTTTCAACACGTTCAGGCTGCTCAGTTCCACAGGAGTCCGTCTGAGCTCTTTGCTCATCACATAGTCACCATCCTGCACCACATCAAAG ctcAGCACTTTCCATCTTCTGGCATGACTCTAAACCAGCGATTCACCATGTACCAACGACGAGCTGCCGAGAAGGAAATGATGAAGCCCAGAAAAAGCCCAGAGATACACAG GATAATTGACGTTTCAACAAGTGCATTTAAGAAACACTCGCAGCTTTTTGAGGCGGTGAAATGCTCAGAGGATGGCACTTACAAG GACGGCGGGGAAAAAATAAAGGGTGACACGATGGACCTCCGTTTGGATATTGAGCGCCGTAAAAAATATTCCACCCATGAAAGTGATCATAAACAGGATCAGGGACGAGAGTCCCCAAATTCTAGCAGAGAGCGATCGATGGAAAAGTTCTCCAAATGCCACAAAAGATCAGA AAAAAGCAATAAGAAGCGCTCTCGCTCAAGTTCATCCTCGTCTTCCTCATCAAGAACATCCCAACAAGTAGAAGATTTGACCGCAAACAAGTCTGATGCCAAAGATGAAGGCTTTAATAAGACTCGACTGGGTCAGGGGGGATCACCAGGGCCTGAAAGAGGAAGAACACTTGGAGGATTT CAAGTACGAATCCGTGGAAGGGGCTGGAACAGAGGCAACTGTCAGGGGAACAGTTCACACATTAACCCCGTAAAAATGGCAGAGCaccaaaaaaaaggtgaaggaTGGGAACCAGAGTACACGCCCAAGAGCAAACAGTACTATTTG CACGACAACAGAGAAGGGGAGGCAGACCATAATAGAGGACGAGGGCGGGGAAGCGTCTCGCACGGAAGGGCACGTTTCATCATCCGCAAAGCCATAGCAGGCTCCGCCACCAATGGCCCCAGGTGGGCCCATGACAAGTTCCAGGCCAATGGGGAACAAGGTGGTTCACAGGAGGCCGAGAGAGCACAGGACCATAACGAGGGGAAAACAGACGGAGACGATCACTGA
- the sh3d21 gene encoding SH3 domain-containing protein 21 isoform X2, translated as MEVLVLIDFEGTMGDEITIRAGDVVKKVTKAGEEGWLEGELRGKRGIFPANFVKEVPVYLMGDSKREPRSIRKTKRIKQTRRCEVLFAYHALNDDELELVVGETLEIIKEIEDGWWMGVKNGKVGAFPSNFVKEIFVSPKDGKHSEGKTRPKLTDAVFCKEMSQKASLRKKDKKAVEYCQVMFDYKAKAEDELELKKGDIVVILRKETEDEGWYEGELNGRCGLFPDNFVMVIPPVDSLQSGTTSQPPARNINKRLSVKAEATPMEKGGPAKMNDDKPEVKDLRSNPPTKVKLPSFNKPSPPPVKDKPNKVSPKTNGDAAPSPKQAEEKGSEQFDGVDVETEKLSHPTANRAKPPQRRPPSGQVTTTATDQTEPELSKKFQPEILPGLKKGTENLLPSPPKPEPQPKTPPPARPSPPKVVVDGRAVGPKEKPTLESLQAEIKELRMALELLQTRHAHDIQEVKQELQRERNKQLALQEEVHSLRMKQ; from the exons atgg AGGTGCTGGTGCTGATCGACTTCGAGGGCACCATGGGAGACGAGATCACAATAAGGGCAGGAGATGTGGTCAAGAAAGTAACCAAGGCTGGCGAGGAGGGCTGGCTGGAGGGGGAGCTGCGAGGAAAGAGAGGCATCTTCCCTGCAAACTTTGTGaag gAAGTGCCAGTCTATTTGATGGGTGACAGCAAGAGGGAACCGCGAAGCATTAGAAAAA CAAAGAGGATAAAACAGACGAGAAGATGTGAGGTACTCTTCGCCTACCACGCTCTAAATGATGATGAGCTGGAGCTTGTTGTCGGTGAAACTCTTGAGATCATCAAAGAG ATTGAAGATGGATGGTGGATGGGAGTGAAAAACGGCAAAGTCGGAGCATTTCCTTCAAATTTTGTCAAAGAAATCTTTGTTTCTCCCAAAG ACGGCAAGCACAGCGAGGGCAAGACAAGACCCAAGCTGACAGACGCAGTGTTCTGTAAGGAG ATGTCTCAAAAAGCAAgtctgaggaaaaaagacaagaaag CGGTGGAGTATTGCCAAGTCATGTTTGACTACAAGGCTAAAGCGGAGGACGAGCTGGAGCTGAAAAAGGGAGACATTGTTGTGATACTGAGGAAG GAAACAGAAGATGAAGGCTGGTATGAGGGCGAGCTGAACGGACGCTGTGGCCTCTTTCCTGATAACTTCGTCATGGTGATACCGCCAGTGGACAGTCTACAA TCTGGGACCACGAGCCAACCGCCTGCACGCAACATCAACAAGAGACTCTCAG tgaaggCCGAGGCAACACCAATGGAGAAAGGTGGTCCAGCAAAGATGAACg ATGATAAACCAGAAGTTAAGGACCTGAGAAGCAATCCTCCAACCAAAGTCAAGCTGCCATCATTCAACAAGCCAAGTCCGCCTCCTGTCAAAGACAAACCGAACAAGGTTTCACCCAA AACCAATGGCGACGCGGCTCCTTCACCAAAACAAGCTGAGGAGAAAGGAAGCGAACAGTTTGATGGAGTGGATGTGGAGACGGAAAAGCTGAGCCATCCAACAGCAAACAGAGCCAAACCCCCTCAGAGGCGACCGCCATCAGGCCAAGTCACAACA ACTGCCACTGACCAGACAGAACCAGAACTTTCAAAGAAGTTCCAGCCAGAGATTTTACCTGGCTTGAAAAAG GGTACCGAAAATCTCCTGCCATCACCTCCAAAGCCTGAGCCTCAACCCAAGACGCCGCCTCCCGCTCGACCATCACCACCCAAAGTCGTTGTGGATGGCCGCGCTGTGGGCCCTAAAGAAAAGCCGACATTGGAAAGCCTGCAGGCTGAGATCAAAGAGCTGAGAATGGCTCTGGAGCTGCTACAGACACGACACGC GCACGACATACAGGAAGTGAAACAGgaactgcagagagagagaaacaagcaACTGGCACTGCAG GAGGAAGTGCACAGTTTGAGGATGAAGCAataa
- the sh3d21 gene encoding SH3 domain-containing protein 21 isoform X1 — MEVLVLIDFEGTMGDEITIRAGDVVKKVTKAGEEGWLEGELRGKRGIFPANFVKEVPVYLMGDSKREPRSIRKTKRIKQTRRCEVLFAYHALNDDELELVVGETLEIIKEIEDGWWMGVKNGKVGAFPSNFVKEIFVSPKDGKHSEGKTRPKLTDAVFCKEMSQKASLRKKDKKAVEYCQVMFDYKAKAEDELELKKGDIVVILRKETEDEGWYEGELNGRCGLFPDNFVMVIPPVDSLQSGTTSQPPARNINKRLSVKAEATPMEKGGPAKMNDDKPEVKDLRSNPPTKVKLPSFNKPSPPPVKDKPNKVSPNRTNGDAAPSPKQAEEKGSEQFDGVDVETEKLSHPTANRAKPPQRRPPSGQVTTTATDQTEPELSKKFQPEILPGLKKGTENLLPSPPKPEPQPKTPPPARPSPPKVVVDGRAVGPKEKPTLESLQAEIKELRMALELLQTRHAHDIQEVKQELQRERNKQLALQEEVHSLRMKQ, encoded by the exons atgg AGGTGCTGGTGCTGATCGACTTCGAGGGCACCATGGGAGACGAGATCACAATAAGGGCAGGAGATGTGGTCAAGAAAGTAACCAAGGCTGGCGAGGAGGGCTGGCTGGAGGGGGAGCTGCGAGGAAAGAGAGGCATCTTCCCTGCAAACTTTGTGaag gAAGTGCCAGTCTATTTGATGGGTGACAGCAAGAGGGAACCGCGAAGCATTAGAAAAA CAAAGAGGATAAAACAGACGAGAAGATGTGAGGTACTCTTCGCCTACCACGCTCTAAATGATGATGAGCTGGAGCTTGTTGTCGGTGAAACTCTTGAGATCATCAAAGAG ATTGAAGATGGATGGTGGATGGGAGTGAAAAACGGCAAAGTCGGAGCATTTCCTTCAAATTTTGTCAAAGAAATCTTTGTTTCTCCCAAAG ACGGCAAGCACAGCGAGGGCAAGACAAGACCCAAGCTGACAGACGCAGTGTTCTGTAAGGAG ATGTCTCAAAAAGCAAgtctgaggaaaaaagacaagaaag CGGTGGAGTATTGCCAAGTCATGTTTGACTACAAGGCTAAAGCGGAGGACGAGCTGGAGCTGAAAAAGGGAGACATTGTTGTGATACTGAGGAAG GAAACAGAAGATGAAGGCTGGTATGAGGGCGAGCTGAACGGACGCTGTGGCCTCTTTCCTGATAACTTCGTCATGGTGATACCGCCAGTGGACAGTCTACAA TCTGGGACCACGAGCCAACCGCCTGCACGCAACATCAACAAGAGACTCTCAG tgaaggCCGAGGCAACACCAATGGAGAAAGGTGGTCCAGCAAAGATGAACg ATGATAAACCAGAAGTTAAGGACCTGAGAAGCAATCCTCCAACCAAAGTCAAGCTGCCATCATTCAACAAGCCAAGTCCGCCTCCTGTCAAAGACAAACCGAACAAGGTTTCACCCAA TAGAACCAATGGCGACGCGGCTCCTTCACCAAAACAAGCTGAGGAGAAAGGAAGCGAACAGTTTGATGGAGTGGATGTGGAGACGGAAAAGCTGAGCCATCCAACAGCAAACAGAGCCAAACCCCCTCAGAGGCGACCGCCATCAGGCCAAGTCACAACA ACTGCCACTGACCAGACAGAACCAGAACTTTCAAAGAAGTTCCAGCCAGAGATTTTACCTGGCTTGAAAAAG GGTACCGAAAATCTCCTGCCATCACCTCCAAAGCCTGAGCCTCAACCCAAGACGCCGCCTCCCGCTCGACCATCACCACCCAAAGTCGTTGTGGATGGCCGCGCTGTGGGCCCTAAAGAAAAGCCGACATTGGAAAGCCTGCAGGCTGAGATCAAAGAGCTGAGAATGGCTCTGGAGCTGCTACAGACACGACACGC GCACGACATACAGGAAGTGAAACAGgaactgcagagagagagaaacaagcaACTGGCACTGCAG GAGGAAGTGCACAGTTTGAGGATGAAGCAataa
- the eva1ba gene encoding eva-1 homolog Ba, whose product MDVKKKEMDLLSNSIAAYAHIKANPESFGLYFVLGVCFGLVLTLCLLVIRISCKPRTNVAPSTPPEKKQLKDISEEEEESEDDEDEEVDDVEAQVPLTSTEIPVGNHNSHSDGTLSVNVFTSAEELERAQRLEERERIIREIWRNGQPDILGTGTGTIGRVHYY is encoded by the exons ATGGatgtgaagaagaaagagatgGACCTCCTGAGCAACAGCATAGCTGCTTATGCACATATCAAAG CAAACCCAGAAAGCTTTGGCCTTTACTTTGTGCTGGGCGTGTGTTTTGGCCTGGTGCTGACGCTCTGCCTCCTGGTCATCCGCATCTCCTGCAAGCCACGGACCAACGTGGCCCCCTCCACGCCGCCAGAGAAGAAACAGTTAAAGGACatcagcgaggaggaggaggagagtgaggacgatgaagatgaagaagtggACGATGTGGAGGCACAGGTCCCTTTGACCAGCACGGAAATCCCTGTGGGTAATCACAACAGCCACTCAGATGGGACGCTGAGTGTCAACGTGTTTACTTCGGCTGAAGAGCTGGAGCGGGCACAGCgactggaggagagggagcgcATCATACGTGAGATCTGGAGGAATGGTCAACCCGATATCCTGGGGACAGGGACCGGGACGATTGGAAGAGTGCATTACTACTAA